A genomic segment from Polyangium mundeleinium encodes:
- the traA gene encoding outer membrane exchange protein TraA family protein, giving the protein MMKAEQILVGSLLGLALAPATARAEPVTVPEGVADALAGPGTGLCAASAIATNPSTDFNLPNPGTYTESINTFIEAHAADRVEQVIRTPLDLSNNNASGVQLSHGDFIDAALQEGCKTGGCDFFVNDTTTAFASRMRGFFNVTADLANKPIHFGLYTDDTVSLTVYDKEFTAYPVVVRPAEIGISTWRVTNQVTFSTPGLYPIEILYTQIAEHAALELSYFVGDFEDFARPANTLPIVKLNDAGFTLFPSTSFFQTVNGNPSFPDLGLCKQCERQFVNQAGDNGCDAGHFCNEAALCAPCDTDKHCGSSCSPCGADTPFCVNLNGDAQCAACRTDADCQGGATCDPTTRTCEESSSPAGSGGAGGSGGGGGGGNGGGGNGGGGSGGGGSGGTDVSCGYRAASSSSHAGIAGILCLVSAAMAYARSRRRASSSSRR; this is encoded by the coding sequence CGGGCCTCTGCGCCGCGTCGGCGATAGCGACGAACCCGTCGACGGACTTCAACCTCCCCAATCCCGGCACCTACACGGAGTCGATCAACACGTTCATCGAGGCGCACGCGGCCGATCGCGTCGAGCAGGTGATCCGCACGCCCCTCGATCTGTCCAACAACAACGCGTCCGGCGTCCAGCTGAGCCACGGCGATTTCATCGACGCCGCGCTGCAGGAGGGTTGCAAGACGGGCGGATGCGATTTCTTCGTCAACGACACGACGACGGCCTTCGCCTCGCGCATGCGCGGCTTCTTCAACGTCACGGCCGACCTCGCGAACAAACCCATCCACTTCGGGCTCTACACGGACGACACGGTCAGCCTCACGGTGTACGACAAGGAGTTCACCGCGTATCCCGTCGTCGTCCGCCCTGCCGAGATCGGCATTTCAACGTGGCGCGTGACGAACCAAGTCACCTTCTCGACCCCGGGGCTCTACCCGATCGAGATCCTCTACACCCAGATCGCCGAGCACGCCGCGCTCGAGCTCTCGTACTTCGTAGGGGACTTCGAGGACTTCGCGCGACCGGCCAACACGCTGCCCATCGTCAAGCTCAACGACGCGGGATTCACGCTTTTCCCGTCGACCTCGTTTTTCCAGACGGTGAACGGCAACCCCTCGTTCCCGGATCTCGGCCTCTGCAAGCAATGCGAGCGGCAGTTCGTCAACCAGGCCGGCGACAACGGCTGCGACGCCGGGCACTTCTGCAATGAAGCGGCGCTCTGCGCACCTTGCGACACGGACAAGCACTGCGGGTCGAGCTGCTCGCCTTGCGGCGCCGACACCCCGTTCTGTGTGAACCTGAACGGCGATGCCCAGTGCGCCGCTTGCCGCACGGACGCCGATTGCCAGGGCGGCGCCACCTGCGATCCGACCACGAGGACCTGCGAGGAATCGTCTTCGCCCGCGGGCTCTGGTGGAGCTGGCGGCAGCGGAGGCGGAGGCGGCGGCGGCAACGGCGGCGGCGGCAACGGCGGCGGAGGCAGCGGCGGCGGAGGCAGCGGCGGCACGGATGTCTCTTGTGGCTATCGGGCCGCGTCGAGTTCGTCGCACGCCGGAATCGCGGGCATTCTGTGTCTCGTCAGCGCGGCGATGGCGTATGCCCGGTCGCGACGGCGCGCATCCAGCTCCTCGCGACGTTGA